Genomic segment of Deltaproteobacteria bacterium:
ACCTCAGCGTTGCCATACGGTCAACAGTTGGAAACTTGAAATTCGCCCCCGGCGACAAGCCGGGATGAATCCGATAAGTAGGTAAGAAATAATAATTTCAAGGAGAGAGCAATGCCGATTACGATTAAAAGCAAACCAGAAAAACTTGGTGTATTGATCCCCGGGATGGGGGCCGTTGGAAGCACCTTTATTGCCGGAGTCGAGTTGATAAAAATCAAAAAGGCAAAGGCCATTGGTAGTTTAACGCAAATGGGAACTATCCGCTTGGGAAAAAGAACCGATGACCGCTCTCCTGTTTTAAAAGATTTTCTGCCGATTTCTCAACTGGGGGACCTGGTGATGGGCGGTTGGGATATTTTTGAAGACTCGGTTTACGAAGCCGCTAAAAAAGCCAGCGTGCTGAAAGATGCGCACATAGAAATAGTCAAGGACAAGCTGGAAGCCATCAAACCGATGAAGGCCGTTTTCGACAGGAATTACGTCAAAAATTTGGATGGGCCCCACACCAAAAGCGCCAAAACGAAAATGCAGCTGGCTGAAATGCTCATCGATGATATCAAGGCGTTCATGCAACAAAACAATCTTCTGGAAGCCGTCATGATTTGGTGCGGTTCAACCGAAGTCTATGCGGAACCCCACGAAGTCCATGATTCACTGGCGTCCTTCGAGAAGGCGATGCGGGAAAATCATCCCGCCATTGCGCCCAGCATGATCTATGCCTATGCCGCCCTCAAAATGAACGTGCCGTTCGCCAACGGCGCCCCGAACCTTACCTCGGACATTCCGGCTCTGATAGAGCTCGCAATGCAAAAAAAGGTGCCCATCTGTGGAAAGGATTTCAAGACAGGTCAAACCCTGATGAAAACGATTGTTGCGCCCGGGTTGAAATCGAGAGCCCTTGGAATAAAGGGCTGGTTCTCGACAAACATCCTCGGCAATCGGGATGGCGAAGTCCTCGATGACCCCGGCTCGTTTAAAACGAAAGAAGTCAGTAAGCTCGGCGTCTTTGATTCGATTCTTCAACCCGAAAAAAATCCGGATTTATACAAAGACCTGTATCATAAAGTGAGAATCAATTATTATCCCCCGCGGGGCGACAACAAAGAGGGCTGGGACAATATCGATATTTTCGGCTGGCTTGGATACGATATGCAAATCAAGATCGACTTCCTGTGCAAAGACAGCATCCTCGCTGCGCCTATCGTCCTCGACCTGATCCTCTTTTTAAATCTTGCGCAGAGAGCCGGCTTTTCGGGGATTCAGGAATGGTTGTCCTTTTATTTTAAAAGTCCCATGCACCTTCCGGAGCTGTATGCAGAACACGATTTGTTCGTTCAACTCGCAAAACTCAAGAACACGCTGAGGTTTATGATGGGAGAAGATTTGATCACGCACCTGGGCCTCGATTATTACGACATGGGAATCGAAGAAAAGGAATGAAAGCCGTTATCATCGCCGCCGGCTGTGGGAGCCGCCTGATAGAAAAGCATCAGGGGCTTCCCAAATCTTTGCTGGAAATATCCGGCAAGAGAATCATCGACGACATCATTTCAAAAATTTATCGATGCGGCATACCACACATAATTGTCGTAACCGGCTTCAAACATGAGCTTCTCGAATCCGGACTGGACAATTACAGGCAGACCGGCATCAAAATAGAATTTGTCTATAACCCCGAGTGGCGGAAAGCGAACGGCATTTCAATATATTGCGCCAAAAAGAAAATTTCTCCAAACGAGGAATTTATCCTGCTGATGAGCGATCACATATTCGACAGGCAGATGTTGAATACGATCGCCAACACCAAAATCGGTCCCACCGAAGCCGTGCTGGCCTTGGATTTTAAAATCGATCGGATTCCGGATCTCGACGACGGGATGAAGGTACAGTGCACGCGGAGAGATAACGAGCTCTTTGAAATCCATCGGTTCGGGAAAAAATTGAATCGGTATTCCGCTATCGACACAGGAATTTTCAAATTTAATTACGGTTTTTTTAAAACCCTGGAGGAAACCATTCGTGCGGGAAAAGACTCGCTGTCGGATTCCTGCAACACCCTTTCGCAAAAAGGCGACATGCTTGGCCTGGATATCGGCGAACAGTTGTGGCTGGACATCGATACCCCCAGTATGATGGCTGAAAAAGAAATTATAGACGAGATATTTCTCTAGCTACCGCAGTCGATAGTATCTCATGCGGCGGCGAATTTTAATCTTACGCCAAACGTTCGGCGGCTTGGCCTTCAATCTTCCCTTGTATTGATCGATGAACCGGTCGGCTGCATCCAGAACACGCTCGCTCGACATCCCATCGTCGTAAGGATGGTTCATACGGATAAATTCATCGGCGTGGCGTTTCATATCCCCGGCGTCGTTGAGTGCAGCACCAATGGCCCCCTCGAGTTCGCTGGTGTGCAAAACGTTCAACAGATAAGGACCCGGCGAAGAGTTTCTGAACGTAACCACCGGTTTGCCAAGCAGCAGGAACTCGGCCACAACCGACGATTCGTCGGTCAACATAACGTCGGCGGCTCGCAGACAGGGCAGAATATCGGGATCCTCCACGAATGTTAAGTCCCGGCATTCCATCCGTCGGTACATATCGACAATCCCTTGATCCATCAGCGGATGAACTTTAATGAGCCAATGGTACCTGCCTTGAGCCGCCATGCTCCGGATGGTTTCCGCAAGCGCCGGTGCCGAGGTGAAAGCGGGGCTGAATGTCGGGGCGTACAAGATGACAGGCTTGTTCACTGCGGATGTTTTTTCACGGTCGGTTGCCGACGCGGACCGAAAAAGCGCATCGACCTTTGGCCAACCGGTTTGCACTACTCTGAAATACCGGTAGCGCTCGGCCAACTCCTGAAATGGAAGCGTTGTTGCCGGACCGTGAGTGCAATACAGATCGAAAAGACCTCTGATCCTGAAATGGCCCTTCTTCCAGATGCCCAACCCGTGAAAAACCTGAACCTTGATGCCCGGGAAAAAATCAGGAACCCACGTTCCCGGCACAAACACCGCCCTGGGATTGAACCTTTTGACTTCATCTACGGAATGTAATAAAAGCTCGTCAGGTTTCAGCAGAGAAGGGTTCAGACCGTGCAGGAACCAGGCGGCCACCCCTCCCCGGCGACGGATAGCCGCCTGCAGGGGCCTGAGGATTGAAAACGAATAGGCCACATTCAAAAACAGGAGATAATCTTCGGACATCGGCTCCGCCTAAATCGGATGTTGATATTGTCGACCTGTAGACGCCAAGGAATATGTCAGAGTCCACGGGGCGTGTCAAGATACAGGCAGCCGGAGCCCGGGGGTATGGGAAAACCGTCTCGGATGCCATGATCGAAACGACATACAAAGGCTGGCGCGTTCTTTTTAATGGCGATGAGTCCCTTTACGGGCTCATGGATGACATCATCAACCATCGCCTGCAGGGACATGTATCCGCAGAACTCAAGAACAATCAAAGGAGCCGTGTCTACCTGATATCCTTTCAAGGTCAAAAGGCGGTCCTCAAGCAGCCCCGCGAAAAAAACACCAGAAAATGGATCCGCTTTACGACCCTGTATCGCCGGGGGGAAGCGTTTAAAGCCATCCAAAACCTGGAGCGGCTGCGCGGGTTCGGTTTAGAGGCCAACCAGCCCTTCATGGCTATTGAAAAACGCCGGATGGGCATGGTGGTTGACTCCTGGCTGCTCTACGAGTTCAAAGCCGGCAAGGCGTGCGACCGGACCCACTACCCTTCGATTGTCGGCCAGCTGAAAGCGCTTCACGACCGCAACCTGCTGCACGGCGACGCCCACCTGGAAAACTTTCTGATGACCGACAAGGGTATCATCACCATCGATGCCAATCTCAAGCGCCCCATATTTGGAGCTGCCTCCAAATATTACGAATTGCTCTATCTAAGACACAGCGCGCCGGGCATCGAAAAGTATTTCCGTATTCCGCCGAACAGCCCGTCTTATCGCCTGGCCCGAATCTACAGCAAGATCTACTGGTCCTGGCGGGCAAGCAAGAAGAGAAGGCGCCAAAAACGCAACCGAAACCTGCGTATCCTGATCATCCGCTTGAGCTCAATCGGCGACATCATCCTGACCACCCCTGTATTGCAGGCGCTTAAAAGCGAATACCCCGATGCCGAGATCCACTTTCTGGTCATGGACACGTACCAAGACGCCATCAGCGGAAGCGCCGAAATCGACAGGCTGATTGTATTCCCAAAAGAAAAATACCGCGGGATCAGGGGCATATATCGCTTTTCCCGCTCTCTGGCAGGCACCCGCTATGACCTGATTGTCGACCTGCACGCCAAGATCCGCTCCAGGCTGATCAGCCTTTTTGTGGGCGGCAGGGTTCTGCGATACAAAAAGCGACGCCTGTGGAAATCTATTCTCGTTCCCCTGGGCCTGACGCGCTACCATGTCGACGATACGATCGTAGCCAGCTATTTTAAGCCTTTGGAAAAAATAAGGGTTTTCCCGTCGGAAGAGCCTTTGACCTTCCACTTCAGCCCGGCGGATCTCGAAAGGGTGCTGCCCTACCGGGACGCCGTTGTCATGGCGCCCGGGGCGGCTAACCGCACCAAGCAGTGGCCGGCGGAAAACTTTGCCGCTTTGGGCGGGCTGCTGAAAGAGCCTGTCCTGCTGATCGGCGGAAAGCAGGACCGGGAAACATGCCGGCAGATAAGCGAACGCATCGGAGGCAGCTGCACAAATCTGGCCGGCCGGTTGAGTCTGAAAGAGAGCGGCGCCCTGATTTCACTTTCAAAATTCGTTGTGTCCAACGACTCGGCGGCGTTTCACATGGCCAGAAGCACAGGCCAAAAGGTCTTTGTGATTTTCGGCCCTACCGACCCGGGCATGTTCACCTATGACGACAAGGCGGTTCTGATCTATGCCGGCACCCCCTGCTCCCCCTGTTCTCTGCACGGGGACAGGGTTTGCCCCCAAGGCCATTTCGACTGCATGCATCTCTTGACGCCGGAAATCGTTTACCGGGCCATACAGAGGGCAACGGGTCAGCTGCCTCCGGCAGAGCCGGTGGCCTATGAAGGAAGTTAGCCGCGCTGTTTTTGAATGGCCTGTCTGAAAAACGCCTCCAGCTTTTCCAGCATGATGTCTTCCGAGAATTTCTCTTGAATGGTATGGCGGGCCTGCTGCTGCAGGGATGTTCGCAGATGTCCGTCTTCCACCAGCGACAGCAGGCCTTCGTATAGTTTATGCTCATCGCCGCTGGGAACCAGCCATCCGTTGACCCCGTGTTTCACCATCTCGGGAATACCCCCCGCGTCGGTGGAGACTACCGGCCTGCCCGCAGCAAGGTACTCCACCACGGTGTTGGGGAATCCTTCGAACAGTGACGAACAGACGGCGATGTCGTATGAGGCGGCGATCAGCATTGGATCGGAAGCATAGCCTCCGAACACGACGCTGTCGCTCACATGGAGTTCTCTTGCCAGGGCCTCCAGGCCCCGGCGCTCTCCCCCCTCGCCGGTCACCACAAGACGGCAATGGGGATGCTGTCGCCACAGGCGGGC
This window contains:
- a CDS encoding inositol-3-phosphate synthase gives rise to the protein MPITIKSKPEKLGVLIPGMGAVGSTFIAGVELIKIKKAKAIGSLTQMGTIRLGKRTDDRSPVLKDFLPISQLGDLVMGGWDIFEDSVYEAAKKASVLKDAHIEIVKDKLEAIKPMKAVFDRNYVKNLDGPHTKSAKTKMQLAEMLIDDIKAFMQQNNLLEAVMIWCGSTEVYAEPHEVHDSLASFEKAMRENHPAIAPSMIYAYAALKMNVPFANGAPNLTSDIPALIELAMQKKVPICGKDFKTGQTLMKTIVAPGLKSRALGIKGWFSTNILGNRDGEVLDDPGSFKTKEVSKLGVFDSILQPEKNPDLYKDLYHKVRINYYPPRGDNKEGWDNIDIFGWLGYDMQIKIDFLCKDSILAAPIVLDLILFLNLAQRAGFSGIQEWLSFYFKSPMHLPELYAEHDLFVQLAKLKNTLRFMMGEDLITHLGLDYYDMGIEEKE
- a CDS encoding NTP transferase domain-containing protein, whose protein sequence is MKAVIIAAGCGSRLIEKHQGLPKSLLEISGKRIIDDIISKIYRCGIPHIIVVTGFKHELLESGLDNYRQTGIKIEFVYNPEWRKANGISIYCAKKKISPNEEFILLMSDHIFDRQMLNTIANTKIGPTEAVLALDFKIDRIPDLDDGMKVQCTRRDNELFEIHRFGKKLNRYSAIDTGIFKFNYGFFKTLEETIRAGKDSLSDSCNTLSQKGDMLGLDIGEQLWLDIDTPSMMAEKEIIDEIFL
- a CDS encoding CDP-glycerol glycerophosphotransferase family protein, giving the protein MSEDYLLFLNVAYSFSILRPLQAAIRRRGGVAAWFLHGLNPSLLKPDELLLHSVDEVKRFNPRAVFVPGTWVPDFFPGIKVQVFHGLGIWKKGHFRIRGLFDLYCTHGPATTLPFQELAERYRYFRVVQTGWPKVDALFRSASATDREKTSAVNKPVILYAPTFSPAFTSAPALAETIRSMAAQGRYHWLIKVHPLMDQGIVDMYRRMECRDLTFVEDPDILPCLRAADVMLTDESSVVAEFLLLGKPVVTFRNSSPGPYLLNVLHTSELEGAIGAALNDAGDMKRHADEFIRMNHPYDDGMSSERVLDAADRFIDQYKGRLKAKPPNVWRKIKIRRRMRYYRLR